In one Lycium barbarum isolate Lr01 chromosome 7, ASM1917538v2, whole genome shotgun sequence genomic region, the following are encoded:
- the LOC132601935 gene encoding uncharacterized protein LOC132601935 has protein sequence MNGHIEGSRTSHFSHVQILLWEENMGNNFYLTLFPCFAATSYISIEQAGPQHGQSKKQETNRFKDTWKVSNEKKKKDFNEIPTGVNRTETSENNMKRCMIYSEINILSNSKLINKGRKQHEMTLAETENLQKMEIQLEQENAFLRSKIAENERLQELSMMAAGVLG, from the coding sequence ATGAATGGACACATTGAAGGAAGCAGGACAAGTCATTTTTCCCATGTTCAAATCCTGTTGTGGGAGGAGAACATGGGAAACAATTTTTACCTAACATTGTTTCCTTGTTTTGCAGCTACCTCATACATAAGCATTGAACAAGCAGGACCACAACATGGACAATCCAAAAAGCAGGAAACAAACAGATTCAAGGATACATGGAAAGTCAgcaatgagaaaaaaaaaaaagatttcaatGAGATACCAACAGGAGTGAATCGCACTGAAACCAGCGAAAACAACATGAAAAGGTGCATGATATACTCCGAAATCAACATACTCAGCAACTCAAAGCTCATCAACAAAGGACGAAAGCAACATGAGATGACACTGGCTGAAACTGAGAATTTGCAGAAGATGGAAATTCAATTGGAACAGGAGAATGCATTCCTCAGATCAAAGATAGCAGAAAATGAGAGGCTTCAGGAATTAAGCATGATGGCAGCTGGAGTTCTCGGCTGA